In the genome of Lathyrus oleraceus cultivar Zhongwan6 chromosome 4, CAAS_Psat_ZW6_1.0, whole genome shotgun sequence, the window TTATTACCACAACTATTAGTGGTCGAGATGGACAACCAAAGCAGGTTTTTACTTCATTATCATTGCATTACCGTTAGTTCCTTTATTTCAAAGATTTTGCTTACCTTGTTAGCAAAATCATAAATTTTAAACCTTATTAATAATTCGTTACAAAAAATAGAGCTCTTTATAACTAATATTATGTCTTTCTTAGACAATCTCGTACATGGCCGAACGCGTGGTTGGAACTGGCTCTTTCGGTGTTGTTTTTCAGGTATTTATATTCTTTTTGTTGTATTTTGTTCATTTAGTTGTTTTTTGCTTTACACTCCCCAAGGTTTGTCAACTTATTGATGACATTCTTTATTTGATGTAGGCTAAGTGTCTTGAAACTGGGGAAGCGGTTGCCATAAAAAAAGTGTTGCAAGACAAGAGATATAAGAACAGGGAACTCCAAGTTATGCGCATGGTTGACCATCCTAATGTTGTTAAGTTGAAGCACTGTTTCTATTCAACTACTGAAAAAGATGAGCTGTACCTTAACCTTGTTTTGGAGTATGTACCTGAAACTGTTTACAAAGTTTCAAAGAACTATAGCCGGACACACCAACATATGCCTATCATTTACGTGCAGCTGTATACATACCAGGTAAGTCTATGAAGTGTGAGTTGGTTgaaattttattttgttttgaattCTCTGTTTGATTTGTTCTCTAGCTAATTGCTTACGTCTTATTATTATTGTGCTTGAGTTAATTAATCCTGTCACAACTATCTTGTAGATTTTACGGGGATTAAATTATTTACATGAAGTGATTGGCGTTTGTCATCGAGACATCAAACCACAGAACCTATTGGTAAGATTTGGTTTTGTCAGTTTCAGCATTTCAGCTGGATCATTGTTTTTAAATGTCATTTCCACTTTTTGCTCTATATGTATGAACTTTTGTAATGAATATTCCAACACTATGAGAGCATTTTGAAGTTTGAACTGACATGTGATGCAAATGATAGGTCAATCAACAGACCCATCAGTTGAAGATATGTGATTTTGGGAGTGCAAAGATGTTGGTAAGTTTCTTCACTCTCTGAATTTGAAgagtttatattattattaaaaataataatcGTATGTATCTGACTTTATGATATTGTTGCATTTAAGGTGCCTGGTGAACCCAACATTTCGTACATATGCTCAAGATATTATAGAGCTCCAGAACTTATATTTGGAGCAACTGAATACACAACTGCTATTGATATGTGGTCTGCTGGTTGTGTTTTGGCTGAGCTTCTTCTAGGACAGGTGAGCATTTTCATGTTTTTGTCTTTTGTTTCTTGTTTCTGTCTTTCGAAAGGTCGACCTTTTTGAGGATTTGGTTCAATATTTGTATTGGACCCAACCTAGTGGTTGCTAAAAATATCCATTAAGCATTTGGCTTTAAATGAGACTATTGCTTTCCTTGTCCATACTTACTATGGCCCTTGTTCATGCTTAGTTGTTTTTATAAGCTATCTTGGATAGTTTACGGAAATAAGTTGAAAACAACACGTGAATATGACATAAGCTGTTTCCATTAGCTCTCCCAACCAGTCTTGCAAGTGTTATGCCAGTAGATACAttcaaataagtcaatccaaagAGATGCTTAATCTACGAGAATTTAAGGCATGTTTTTCTGTTGATACTTATCTTTTATGTATTATATTTAGGCATTGTTTCCTGGAGAGAGTGGAGTTGATCAGCTAGTGGAGATCATTAAGGTACAATTTGTTGTGTTCTTTAATTCTCCGTATGATTCTTTTGCTTTGTGAGTTTTTTATAGTTGCATTCTGTCTACTTTTTTTTCTTCATGAATCTGAATTTTTACTATCTACTTTAGGTCCTGGGAACACCAACCAGAGAAGAAATAAGGTGCATGAATCCACACTACAATGAATTTAAGTTCCCGCAGATTAAAGCACACCCGTGGCACAAGGTTAGCAGTTCCTTTTCACCATAAATTTCTCCCTAAGTTTGGATATAATTGATGAATCATAAATTCTTCTATTCATATCTGACTGAATTAGTGATTTCCAGCTTTTTCACAAGAGAATGCCATCTGAAGCAGTGGATCTAGTGTCAAGGTTACTTCAATATTCTCCACATCTACGTTGCACCGCAGTAAGTTTCTATAATCTATTTGTataacaaagaatgaaataaAGTCAAACTGTTTTCATATAACTTCTTTTCATAAGCTATCTTGAAGAGCTTAGGAAATAAGTTGATAACAACTTATAGTGTTTATGCCAGTAAATAGTGACGATGTATCTTTTTGAGATGTGATATTTTTTCATATGTAGCACTCTTAATGTTCTAGTAATGTAGTTATTTATGTTAAAAATCATCATTACTTAATTTCATCTAAGATTGAACACTCTTGAAGTTAGTCTGATCTAATTGTTTCTGTTTTCAGTTGGCAGCATGTGCCCACCCATTCTTCGATGATCTTCGAGACCCAAAAGCAAGCCTGCCAAATGGACAACCACTACCTCCTTTGTTCAACTTCACACCTCAAGGTAAGATAGTAGTCGCGGTGAAGTTTTAATTTTTGGTTATACAATATCTTTACCCGTTGCTTATAAGAAATTAAAACATTGCAGAAATGGTAAATGTCCCCGACGAGTTGCGGCAACGTCTCATTCCTGAGCATGCAAGGAGTTAAATTTATTCATTCAGTCATTGTAAACCTATAGCATCATTATAAGGGTATCGTAAATGGGTTTTGAATGACTAGAATACCCTCTGTCTTCAATGTTTCTTGCCCCTCAAGGTCTTTTGTCTAGCCTTCACAATTGTGTCTATAAACTTAACAGAAAGTTTAAACACCTTGTAACTTCTCTATGATGGACAATGTGAAGACAATGATGACATGGATATAGTGACACTATCAGTTGTTGTAAGTGTTTGGATTGTAAACCCCTTTATAGTACTAGCTTATGATCTGGAGTATGCTTAGGTTCTGAAAGATAGTGAGTTTCTAACAATCATGTAATTACTTTTTCATACAGTTCAAGTTCGTTTATTCCTTAGATGGGTCTTCTATCTGAGTAGGCATCACTTTTGctctatttttttttctcttcCTGATTTACCAAAGAATGAAAACATGAAAAGTATATGTAATAATGAAAAATCTTTAACCATCATAGGTGGAAGTACTAAGAAAAAAGAAGAATGATTAACTATCGTTGAATGAAATCATGTAATAAAGTCAATAAAAACTGCATAATAAAAGAAGTACACAAATATTGTTTGGGATTTTTGATAAGTATATAAAATCTCAATACACGTAGATAGAATTGAAGCATCAAGTAAGAAATTACATTTGGAATTTAAAATTGTTTAATATATAAGAAGAGATGTgttaaaaaattatttaaaggcaacaaaataaatgaaaaacTAGAGAGAGCTCAAAGGCATCTTTTTCATCCATATTTTCAGGATGCGTGATGTTACCGAACACCACAAAGTTTATCATCATGGCTCTCTCCGAATTTGCACCAGCCGGGAATCGAACCCGGGTCTGTACCGTGGCAGGGTACTATTCTACCACTAGACCACTGGTGCCTGTTATTTCAACTTCCCCAATTATAGTATTGTTTATAAATCTATCTCATCAATGAGGTTTGTTCACTTACGTGGCTTTATTATACAATTCATTCACTAAACAACTTCAAAAAAAAACATCTCTAATTATGATCTCTTGAAGAAACATAAAAACATTATATTTAATTTGACATCAAAGCATGTGTTGATTTTTTTATAATAAAGTGATGGAATTAAAAACTAATATATATTTTTcatcatttatttattttcttgcAGAAACATCTCTAATTATGATCTTTTGAAGAAACAGAACACGTTACCTTCCTTTTGGATATACACATAGGATTATCTTTAATTTGACATCCAAGCATGTGTTggttttttatttataaaaaagtgatggaattaaaaaataaaattatatatatttttcaccatttatttattttacttcAGATTCGTTTTgattatttctttttcttttaaatttgttttttacATTTTTAAACGGTGAACGTTATTCTTTTCAATATATCCAAAGTTTTTATCTATAATatgttttattaaaaaaaaattgtttggCATTCATACACATTCTTTTTTACAATTTTGACTATTATTTCATTATTCTTTATTGTCTTTTTGTTTCTATTCGAGTGAACAATTAAGTCATTCGTAATTCTTTAAAATCATCTATTTTTAGAGATGTACATGGATTAATATAAGATCAAGATCGATCCTGATTTTTAGAGGTAATaacaaataataaaaatgtactcccaataattaaaaaaaaacatcCTTGTTTTCATCAAATAAAAACTTCTTTACCAATTCTCTATATTCGTCGGTATTGACATTAACTATAACTATTTCCTCCTTCGATTTGAATGCCGCGACAATATGGTATATCTAAAAATAAATTCATGGTTAAGAATAGGAAGCCAATTGTGAGCATAATTCATGGTTAAGAATAGGAAGCCAAAAAAAGAGGAATATCTCTTATTCATCATCGATGAAAATAACAACATCAAAATAGGAGGAGTTTTCTATTTATTCATTGGTAATTGAGATATGGGATATTTTCTATATAAGAGAGAAAAGGGAGGAAGAGAAATATTATCAAATCATCTTCTAAACACAAAACACAAAGGATAAATTGTTCATCTTTGAGAGAGGATATTAAACACAAAGAGAGGTTTATATTTCTTTGTGAGAATATATTCTTTTCTACGACAAGCTTGTGATCTGTACAAGTTGTCAGATATTATCCTTCATAAATTAAAGAGTGTTTCACCTTGAGGACGTAGGCAATTTGCCGAACCTCGTTAAATTCCTGTGTCTCATATTAACTTTACTGTTCCTTATTTGACGAAGCTTCCGCAGTTTAACTgaacaattggtatcagagccaaTTGTAAAATTATAGAGTGGTAAaactttattattattttttggttaTCGAAGATAATGGCTTCTACTAGTGGAACCGTTAAAGTTGGGAAATATGAGATTGAGAAGTTCAATGGGAAAAATGATTTTTCCTATTGGAGGATGCAAATGAAAAATTTGCTAATATCTCAAAAGTTACACAAGGCGTTGTTGGGTAAGGATAAGAAACCCGTAGATATGAAGGATAGTGATTGGGAAGAGCTTGATATGGAAGCACGCACTGCCATAATATTATGTCTTGAAAGAGATGTCGCATTTATGATGGATGATGAGGGAACCACATCGGGTGTGTGGGAAAAGTTGGAGGCGAACTTCATGACGAAGACCCTAACAAATAGAATCTATATCAAGTCACAGTTATATACTTGCAAGATGGACGAAGGTATTTCACTCTGTGATCACATCAACAAATTTGATAGGATAATTTCAAATTTGAAGGATATTGATGTGAAGGTTGAAGGTGAAGATCAAGCTCTTATGCTTTTGCTTTCTTTGCCGAAATCATATGAGAATCTTGTTCAAACATTAATGCTTGTGGGTGATACATTAACCATGGATGAAACTAGAACTGCACTTTTAGCGGATGATTTGCGGAAGGTGGCAACTAGTAACATGACAAGTGGGAGCAATGAACAAGCACAAGGTTTGTTTGCAAGAGGACAGGGTAATGATCGAGGAAATAGCAAGAGGGGAAAGTCTAGATCAAAATCTAGATCTCTAGCGGAAACTCGTTGTTACAAGTGTGGTGAGCTTGGGCATTGGAAGAAGGATTGTCGTAATAAGAGGGTACAATGGAAGGACAAAAACAACAAGAATAAGGGAGATCAAGATGTGAAGCACGAAGCTAGTGTAGCTTCAGGTGAGTGGGGCGGAGAATGTTATTCCATTACATCTGAATATTCAAGCAATTGGATTTTGGATACAGGATGCTCTTATCATATGTGCTCAAACAGGAAGTGGTTCACTTCCTATAAGGCTATAAATGGTGGAACCGTTTTGATGGGAAACGACCAAGGCTGTGAGACGGTGGGTATCGGTACAATCAGAGTTAAGATGCATGATGGAATTGTCAGAACACTAATGGATGTAAGGCATGTCCCTGATTTGAGAAAGAATCTTACCTCTCTTGGTGTCTTAGAATCAAAAGGTTGCAAGCTAATTGGCGAGAACGGGATTCTAAAAGTTGTTAGTGGTTCTTTGCTGGTGATGAAGGGGATTCGCCAAAGAAATTTGTACCATCTTGTTGGCAGTATAGCTACAGGTGACGTAGCGGTTGGAACAGCTGGAAGCAAGAAAAATCAAACAGAGTATACTAGGCTTTGGCATATGCGCCTTGGACATATGTCGGAGAAGGGTCTAAATTTGCTTGGTAAGAAGGGATTGTTGAAGTATATGAAGAAGCCTTGCATGGAATTTTGCGAGCATTGTGTGTATGGAAAAACACATAGGGTTTCATTTTCAACAAGTAACCATAAAAGCAGAGGAATACTAGACTACGTGCATACAGATGTTTGGGGTCCAGTTAAAGTTGCTTCGAAAGGGGGTTCCAGGTACTTTGTCTCGTTTGTAGATGATTACTCAAGATATGCTTGGGTGTATTTTCTTAAGTATAAGAATGAAGTGTTTGAGACATTTAAGCAATGGAGAGTAATGGTTGAGAACATAACAAGTAGAAAGCTAAAAACTTTGAGGTCTGATAATGGCACAAAGTACACAGATTGTGCTTTCAAGAAGTTTTGTGATGAAGAAGGCATTGTTCGACATTGGACAGTTAGATACACACCATAACAGAATGGAGTTGTAGAAAGATTGAACCGTACACTACTTGAGAAGGCTAGATGTATGCGCTCCAATTCTGGGTTGGATCGTGAATGGTGGGCTGAGTCGGTTGCCACAACTGCTTATATTGTGAACCGATATCCACATTCGACATTGGATGAAGACACTCCTTTTAAGGTGTGGTCAGGAGAACATGCAGATTATGGAAGACTTAGGGTGTTTGGTTGTATTGCTTATTATCATGTCAAAGATAACAAGCTTGATAATAGGGCCAAGAAGGCAATTTTCTTGGGATATGCAAGAGGAGTCAAGGGCTATCGACTTTGGTATTTAGAGGATTCTAAGTTTGTAATCAGCAGAGATGTTACTTTTGATGAGAACTCCATGGTTGCTTTACCAAAAGCGGATGTATCCAAAGGTGGTGATGTTGTAACATCAAAATCTCAAGTAGTTGAGATAGAAGAATTTGAAGACCAACCAGATTCTACTCATGATCAAGAGGCTCATGATGACACACATTGTGAAGAATATGATGATCTTGAACGTGAGGAGgttgtcgcacctcgaaaaatggggatacgacttcagagcgaagcgcgatcgcacgctcgcaatgatgaactgaacagagtcgccaccgaactttatttattcctaaaaaggaaaggggaattatcgataaaacccaagaaagaatgacagtgattattggtcgtcgcaaccaaatcagggttcgggagtcgattacgtaaggggaaggtattagcaccccccacgtccgttgtactcaacgggaaccattaggttagttgtgtgcgttagtgttagttaaaatattaggcttttcaagttattaagTGGGAGAGGATaaaagagagaagaaatgtttttggatttttttaacgaaggactaaacctaagttttttattagtgggcctgacaagatttataaatcctgctcctacgtatctcaaaagagaaatcaaggcttacgtagttctgggtagaaaaatgtttgtttgttggtcgattttagcgaaagctactttgtgtcaaatcgacgaaaacattgttggactacccaaaacaggtggaaaaaCATTGCATTGTTTcgaaacaaagtacctttcatTTTGTAAAAAGTTTTAAGagatcaatcgcacggcggcgagaaaaagaaattgattggtttggtgtattttgagtgatggcgagaacttggatgagcgagatatacatctcgaatcctagtctcaggagtgcacaACATACgccatgttccatttccatctttattgaaaaaagtattaagtaagaattaagtattttgaagtttgaaagacgagtacttgtgacctacaagctcttacagcttgggtctaatactcgggactacgtctggacattacacccaggcagtctgtttctttccaatatttgttaagaaaatgattcgaatatgtataaatgttttggagggaagacgaatatttatggcttgcaagctcttacagcttgagcctaatattcgggattacggctggatattccctccaggtaatctttttcttccaactttattaagaagaggttttgaatcttggagtgtgaaagagaagacgaatattaacggcttgcaagctcttacagcttgagcctaatattcgggattacgactggacattccatccaggtaacctttttcttccaaactttattaagaaaatgaattgaatattagagtgttaaagagaagacgaatatcaacggcttgcaagctcttacagcttgtgcctaatattcgggattacgactggatattccatccaggtaacctttttcttccaacttttatttagaaaaatgacttgaatatttgaatgctaaagagaagacgaatattaacggcttgcaagctcttacagcttgagcctaatatttgggattacgactggacattccatccaggtaatctttttcttccaactttcatttagaaaatgattttgaatattggagtattaaagagaagacgaatattaacggcttgcaagctcttacagcttgagcctaatattcgggattacgactggacattccatccaggtaatctttttcttcacgttttatttagaaaatgatgtgaatattaaattaaaacaattaaagcatcgaggtttgaaattattgaaagtttagttgatgttgcttaagagctcattgtaagaaggcccaagagtaagccatgggaagaaaataaataacacaacaaattatatttacaaaacactttaaaaattaaatcaaagaaagataaaatcgggatttgcacggatggaaattgaggaacacacaaaacctaaataatgtgctcaaagccggtttgcacatattgacaacaattgaaatatcatatgcgattaatcgaaacgcggtgaatactatcaatatatcgataaaaataAATCATGGATAAACAACATGGAAATggttgaatccataaattaaaatcgatgtttaacaaataaaaataaaatagcGGCGAAAGAATAAAAGCTAAAGTTGAAAAGTGagaacaaaatgaaataaaaaaataaaataataaaagaagaatatatataatatataaatgattaaaaataaaataacattagaaaaaatgaaatggtaaaaataataaaataaatagaaagttagaaaaaaaaaagaaagaaacaaaCTGGAAAATAAATGAATAACACACAGCAGGATTGAACTCAAGAAGTTGGGAAAGCAAACCCTAAGTATTACCGCTCGACCAGCCCTATCACCTTGTGATACCCTTGCATCCAATAGTATGTGTTTTATAAAGTGACACtgagataaaataaaataaattctaCGGCAAACAGTAGCAGAAACAATCATTGCGGTCATCGTTACCACCTCaatcttcaggaataccaaagtACAACAATGAACACATAACCTCATACCAGTAAACATAAATCTCAAATAAAAGAAAAGAGAGGAAAAAAACAATCAAAGGGCATAATGAACAATCAAAATTTCCAAATCAACATACTGTCAAGACCACAAATGTCATCAAGATAAACCACAAATGAAGACAATGTTAAAGGAAGGCACTCAGAATATTACCAAAGGTTGAGCGCTCCTCTTGATGTCGGATAGTTGGTGCGAACAGTTGGAGCTTACGCCGGTAGTCGTGGTCGAGCTGAAGTGTGGAGTATGGAGGGTTATTTTTCTGTGTGAACAGTGTTGGAGAGACAGAGATTTCGAAAACGTCTTTATCTTCTCCTTTGTTCTCTCTTTGAATGGTAGCCGCTCCTCCTctagaaattagggtttttctGTGAACAGTGATCCTCCTTTTATATGCCATTCATCTCTTTCCTCTGCTGTGTTTTTGTTTCCTCAGAGTAGTGGAGGTCTGCTGTGCAGTGGAAAGGTTTTTTGTACAGAGGATGTTTGGGGAGTTTTGTCCTTATTCCACTTGTGGTCCCTCTTCCTCAATTCTCTCCATTTCCAAGACTTCACTATTGGTAAGAAAACTTTCACCACAGTAATTTACTTAGCTGAAAAGTTTGTTGTAGAATTAACTGATATTGGGTATTTGTGTTGCAACAGCTTCGGCGTGGATTGAGGTTGATCTTCTCGAGCCTCACTGTAAGGTCGACGGCTGAGACATCCACAGTTGAGACAATGAATGACATACCGATCAATTTTCCATTCAAGGCAGGAAACACTTTACCGACAACCTTAGCAGCTCAAACACTTAGCAGCAATTTAAACCGATGGCTTGGAGTGCTTTTGTGCTATTCCGGGATCCATATTGTGTTGTTTGTTTTGTACTTAAGGAGGTGGAGACGAATGGAATTCAAAAGCAATTGAAGTATATGGGATGCTGAGACCGCGACTTGCTCATTGGAAACTACTTGAGAGTGAAAAGTTACCAAAACTTTGCATGCTACTGAAGAACAAACAGAAGAATGTCTTGCCAGAAACGTCGATGCATTTGAAATGAAGTCACCAATACCGAGTGATCTTAATATGCATCACATGGTTGATTCAGAAATTGAGCAAGTTCGCAAACTTGCTGTTATGAACAAAGTTGTTTCAATGCGCCATTAATCGATTCCCTCGTACTGTACGTTGGAATGCAGGCAATGGAGTAGCTCAAGTCTCGAATTCCCCACGCACAATCACCACAAACTTGAAGTATGAGAGGTTTCAGTCTGCTTGTTACTGCATGTGATATATTATCATTGAATTGATGACTGTCGGTATCCTGTTCTTGGCTCATATCAGGAACTTGAAACGCATCTTGTTTGATTATGCCCTgtgaaagttgaatttgaattatGAGCAAAATCTTCCAGAGTTGCTTAAGAAGACTCCTTGGTGTTATCTCCAATAGCATCACTTTTCTGCCATGAATTCTCAGTAGCCTCTATAAGTTGGTCCTATTGAACCTCAGT includes:
- the LOC127075878 gene encoding shaggy-related protein kinase theta; this encodes MNMMRRLKSIASGRTSISSDPGGDSNSKRAKFDQETEKVFDGKNTLSRSVREQPLSRSVREQRVDASKEATVGTSNVATVTKTEKLGFDELPKELHEMKIRDEKRTNNNEKEIEATTVSGNGTETGQIITTTISGRDGQPKQTISYMAERVVGTGSFGVVFQAKCLETGEAVAIKKVLQDKRYKNRELQVMRMVDHPNVVKLKHCFYSTTEKDELYLNLVLEYVPETVYKVSKNYSRTHQHMPIIYVQLYTYQILRGLNYLHEVIGVCHRDIKPQNLLVNQQTHQLKICDFGSAKMLVPGEPNISYICSRYYRAPELIFGATEYTTAIDMWSAGCVLAELLLGQALFPGESGVDQLVEIIKVLGTPTREEIRCMNPHYNEFKFPQIKAHPWHKLFHKRMPSEAVDLVSRLLQYSPHLRCTALAACAHPFFDDLRDPKASLPNGQPLPPLFNFTPQEMVNVPDELRQRLIPEHARS